From the genome of Sediminibacter sp. Hel_I_10:
AGAAAGCCCTTTGTTTTGGTATAATGTACCTCTTATTTATCTCACAAGGCGTAAGGCAGATACCATTAGACACATTATTGGGGTTGATAAAGATCAAGAATATGTTGCACTTACCGACTTCTTAAGACCAGATGGATCTTACAAATTAGCGCCGTACTTAGAGGAAGCTTATAAAGCAGCAGTACCTAATGGATATCAAAAAGAATTTAAAGAGGCCGACCAACGCGTCAGTCTATTATTTAGCACGGTTGATGGTCGGTTTATGAAAATATTTCCAGTTCCTAATGATGAAAACAACACTTGGATTTCGCCGTTGGAATATAAAGAGGAATATGCATCTAAAATACAAGATACACTCTACGGAAAATTTATAGAAAATAGTTTCAGTTTTTATCTCCAAGAACTTTACAACGCTAAGCAGACGGGTGATTTTGAAACCCCCAACAAGTTGTTAGAAGGTTTTAAACGAAGTCAAGCCAAAATGGGCAGTGAGGTCATGCTTTCCGACGATAAAATTGAGACCGAAATTCTCTACAACAAATATGATATCTTTAAGAAGCTCTTTGCGTATTACATGATTGTAGGTGGGATTTTGTTTATATTATTGATTGTTCAAATATTCAAATATAAAAGTAAGATTCTCAATTATACCGTTAACGGATTGGGTATTGTCATCCTTTTACTGTTTATGGTTCATACGGCTGGCTTAATTGCACGTTGGTATATTTCTGGTCACGCACCGTGGAGTAACGCTTACGAATCTATGATTTATGTGGCTTGGGCAACCATGTTTTTCGGGCTTGCTTTTGGTCGAAAAAGCATGTTAACATTAGCGTCAACCGCTTTTGTAACTTCGATGCTCTTAATGATTGCACATTGGAACTGGATGGATCCTGCCATTTCTACACTTCAACCTGTACTAGACAGTTATTGGTTAATGATTCACGTTGCAGTAATAGTAGCAAGTTATGGTCCTTTTACCTTAGGAATGATTTTAGGGGTTACTGTGCTCTTATTAATGATATTTACTACCAAAGACAATAAGGAAAAAATGCTGCTCAATATCAAAGAGCTCACTATTATTAATGAAATGGCCTTAACGGTAGGTTTGGTCATGTTGACTATTGGAAATTTTCTAGGCGGCATGTGGGCCAATGAAAGCTGGGGACGTTATTGGGGTTGGGATCCTAAAGAAACTTGGGCACTGATTAGTATCATGGTTTATGCATTTGTAATACACATGAGGTTAATTCCAGGACTACGTGGTCGTTATGGCTTTAATTTAGCGTCGATTATTGCTATTGCAAGTATCATCTTCACTTACTTTGGTGTTAATTTTTACCTATCGGGATTGCACTCTTATCAATCAGGACAACAAATTGCAAGTGTTCAAATCATTTTAATCACGCTAGGTGCTGTTACCGTTTTGGGCGCATTAGCGTATCGTAAATATGTAAAATATTACAAGAAATAAACGTCACTTGCATTGTTTATAAATACCAGCTCTTTTGTGAGCTCGAAATTTATAATTCAATTTTTATTTTTAAATAATGCCGAGCATGTAGTTGTATAGGAGGCCTATTAATATGGCGAGTCCAAAGCTTATAAGCGTCCCTATGAGAACATATTCGGTAAGTTTTCGGTCTTTGGCTCTAGAGAGATCTCCGAACCTAAAAATAGATTTTGCGGCTAGTAGAAACCCGATACCTTCCCAAAAGTTCATAATTACAAATAGAAAAACAAACAGTCTTTCTAGAACCCCTATGATGGTACCAGCATTTTCTAAAGAATCTTCATCGTTTTTGTAATTTTCTATATTCCACCTAGAAATAATAGTTTTCATTACAATTGAAGACATACTTGTGACTGCAATCACACACGCTAAAAAAAGTAAGCTCATAGTTGCATCAAGTTTATGATAATGTGATAGATAGGGCTCGTAAATTTCTACCACTCCCGCAATAACAATGAGATGCGCCAATTGATCTAGCAAAAACAGCCAACGTTTATTCTTTTTATTCTGAAGATGTAACTTGGCTAAATCGATAAGAAAATGACTGGGAATGATGATCAAGAAAGCGAGCCAATAGTCAAATTTAAATGACAGCACGATCAATAATAAAAGCGCATGTACTGCCAAATGCCAATACAAGTATTTTGACAGATGCTTATTCTTGTTTTTATCTTTAACCCATTTTTGAGGTTGTAGCACAAAGTCCCCTATAAGGTGTGCTAAGATGAGTTTGATGAATAAAAGAATCATAATGTGCTTATTTGAGATTTATAATAGGCCAGAAGTTTTGACAATTCATCAAATCCGCCACGTTTGAGACCTTGACTTACATTACTTTGAGTGGTTTGTAGTCTCTTAGCAATTTGTTGTTGGTTATAATCTGGGTAGGTCAGCGCTAATTCTATAAGTTCTGCAACGGTAGACGTCCAATTATCAATAGTAACGGAAGCGAGCTGAAACATAAGATTTAGCGTATTATCTAAATCACTATCTTCTGTTTTTATAGCTAGATTATTTTTTTTGAGTTGTTCAAAGCTATGCCCAGAATTAATAAATGCGGTGCCGTTAGATGCTGTTATTTTTTCAGCATTATAAGTTTTCTCTCCAATACCAATAGCAATCCTGACATCAAGATCTGATTGAAATTTTAAATGCGCCTTAATCATAAGTGCGGCATATAATGCTTTTTCAGGTTGCGTTTCTAACTGAAAGCTATCACCTCGGTAGAGTTCCCAATCTGTGGGAGCGTTTCCAAAAACATTGAGTACTGTTTTTAATACGTCCACCCATTTGTCGGGATCAGAATTCTGGGAATTTACCATATCCCCTGTAAGTATTGCCGTCTTCATAAGATTAAAATACGTTCAATTTAAATTTTTATAAGTAAATAAGCACCATGATTTATGCTAAATATAATTGATTTAGATTATAATATCAAATATAATTGATTTAGATTATAATTTAAGTTATAATTGAATTAGATTATAATTATAATTTCAAGTCAATATTTATAAAGACAGCTTTCTCCTAAATTATAATAACGTAAAAGAGAATAGTTGCTCTCGATAATAAATGGCCTTGGTTAATCTTCGTTAACTGAGAAAAAATTAGGTTTCAAGTCATCTTTTTAAATTAAAAAATCACTTAAAACATCTAAATTTGCAGGCTAAAATATTGAAACATGACATTTTTTAAAGAGTTTAAAGAGTTCGCTGTAAAGGGCAATATGATGGATATGGCCATCGGAATCATTATTGGTGCTGCATTTAATCAAGTTATAGACGTATTAGTAAAGAAGATTTTTATGCCACCGCTCTCATTAATGACAGACGGACTCAACTTTCAAGATAAAAAATACATCCTCAGGGAAGCAATTACCGATGCTACTGGCACAATTACAAGTCAAGAAGTGGCTATAGAATATGGCACTTTATTTGAAACCACTTTAGATTTTTTTATTGTAGGAATTACAGTGTTTGTTGTGGTTAAAGCCATGAACCAATTAAAAGAAAAAGCTCAAGACCCTAAAAACCCAGTTGTAAAAACCCCAAAAGATATAGAACTGCTTTCTAAATTAAATGATTTAATGGAAGAGCAAAATGCTTTGCTTAAAACCAACAATAAATCAGCACTTTAAGTGAGAGACTAATTAATATATTGATAGAAACTTGCGACGAATATGAGGGTCCATAGACCTGTTCTAATCCAATTTAATTTTACCAAAGCGTTCAGTGTTTCTTTAGAGTAATTATGATCTGATATTTTGTTATGAAGCGGTACAAATTGAAAAAAGGTTGACAGCCAAAGTAGGAGCACGGTGACACTTCCAAACAGGTTAAACCAAGTTTGAACTTGAAAAATCAAATAACCGTAAATTGCTAATTGAGCGATCATTAAAGGCATCACAACCATACCTAAACGTCTCGTGTAGATCTTGTGCCATTTTATGAGATCCTGGGTTTCATAAAATTTAAAGCTGGGATAAATGATTAATTGAACTATCCAAATCAGAACAACAAGTCCAAAGTCAATCAGAACACGCCAAACTTCAATCATCGCTCTCGTCTCCTTTGCGATCCTCGATTTTTATCCAAAGTTGTTCTGAATTTAAATAAAAACTTCCTACATAATCGAAATTACAATCATTGGGCGCAATTATGGATAAAAATGGCTCATCGTTTTTATTTTTATATAAGTAATACGTCTCGCCAATAATAGGTTCAAAATTAAATTTAGCGTTATAAACCAAATTATTGTACTCTAATGACTGCATGACTTTGTCATACTCGGCTTTTAACTCAAGGTATTTGGCCTTAATTTGTGTATTTGCTTTATTAACATTTCTACTTTTCCAGGCATTCGTATCTTGAGTTATAATGGCAGGTGCTCCTACATTAGTAGCATACGGCAAGAGGGAAGCTGTATACTTTTGCTCTTCCTCATCAAACACCACTTGATCTGGTTTTTTTGTCTTACTCATTCTCCTATCGTTTTTACAAAGATAAAGCACCCAATTTTATGGATATGGCTCAATATTTCTTAAAGTTATGTTAACTTTGCCTGATAATTATGTAATTATGGATTTCTATAAAAAAATAGGGTTTGCAAACCTATTTATTTTATTTCTCTGCGCAGCTATAATTTTGGTTGCAGAATATTTATTTTTAAAAGGTGACCAGTTACACGCTATTTTTATAGGACTTTGGGCACCTACATTATTAGGAATAGTAATTTTTATTAAACAAATTAACAATGGACGCTAACGAGATTGTATTTTGGTTTTCTGGTATAGTGGCCTTCTGCGTTGTTATTTGGGCTGTCCTAATTATAAGAACTTATAATAGGATTGATCGCAACAAGTAGCAAAAAAAGTAAGTTCAGTAAAAAAACAACGTGATTCAAAATTTATCAAGCAAAGCTTTTCTTTTCTGTAGCGTGATGTTTTAATGCTTTATAGGATATTTCGTTAAAATGTGAAATCACGAGATCAGCTTTACTATAATCTTGATCTTTTGAATG
Proteins encoded in this window:
- a CDS encoding DUF2452 domain-containing protein; the encoded protein is MSKTKKPDQVVFDEEEQKYTASLLPYATNVGAPAIITQDTNAWKSRNVNKANTQIKAKYLELKAEYDKVMQSLEYNNLVYNAKFNFEPIIGETYYLYKNKNDEPFLSIIAPNDCNFDYVGSFYLNSEQLWIKIEDRKGDESDD
- a CDS encoding SatD family protein, whose protein sequence is MKTAILTGDMVNSQNSDPDKWVDVLKTVLNVFGNAPTDWELYRGDSFQLETQPEKALYAALMIKAHLKFQSDLDVRIAIGIGEKTYNAEKITASNGTAFINSGHSFEQLKKNNLAIKTEDSDLDNTLNLMFQLASVTIDNWTSTVAELIELALTYPDYNQQQIAKRLQTTQSNVSQGLKRGGFDELSKLLAYYKSQISTL
- a CDS encoding DUF3307 domain-containing protein, producing MILLFIKLILAHLIGDFVLQPQKWVKDKNKNKHLSKYLYWHLAVHALLLLIVLSFKFDYWLAFLIIIPSHFLIDLAKLHLQNKKNKRWLFLLDQLAHLIVIAGVVEIYEPYLSHYHKLDATMSLLFLACVIAVTSMSSIVMKTIISRWNIENYKNDEDSLENAGTIIGVLERLFVFLFVIMNFWEGIGFLLAAKSIFRFGDLSRAKDRKLTEYVLIGTLISFGLAILIGLLYNYMLGII
- the mscL gene encoding large conductance mechanosensitive channel protein MscL yields the protein MTFFKEFKEFAVKGNMMDMAIGIIIGAAFNQVIDVLVKKIFMPPLSLMTDGLNFQDKKYILREAITDATGTITSQEVAIEYGTLFETTLDFFIVGITVFVVVKAMNQLKEKAQDPKNPVVKTPKDIELLSKLNDLMEEQNALLKTNNKSAL